The proteins below come from a single Pieris brassicae chromosome 1, ilPieBrab1.1, whole genome shotgun sequence genomic window:
- the LOC123706773 gene encoding uncharacterized protein LOC123706773, producing the protein MKTSICDYLDHLNNETIVRFPPLRFLLKLDVMDLCDAFPELGDLIHKEPVKFNNICNEIFFACLKSTENEYTQIIQASQVAVTIRLKSLPRVLSRSTSQSTSRCGNLVTHFGLLLNISKLTSNVFHSVWSCPEECEGNELILHYIPKASPKCSLCKSTMFENSGLRGCGEQVIATFKLKNTLLCKRFTIIEDLIPLLKLGSSYFIHTVVLKQTVAVWSLEEHIMLHVPPTFSAPSDIKDLYAACDGCPLRFIYCLASSIGVNVCPINCFMNAKINLLLSLSSLKSHLCTGSAIIHFLAAGSDTGYVSELMRRAALLADRHTILGLSNTVVETALIASSGGVCVMPLPLKVYNQKQISTLMSSIETGDINLEVGKCKLKCAVWGQGMDFKKNTLCNIGSVFGLISRGDNQEAEDDLVDFTLKAAMEPAMTTKEELQALKDVSNYIELVAGYTVIVTEETENVLRNYFLAARKEKPKSVSVKCIEVLIAVCMTSARLCRRNATNINDAVFAIWLHVSGLPSPRFAPEEYLETPANIKKFDKVINLFIGWLEQFTGTVY; encoded by the coding sequence ATGAAGACATCTATTTGTGATTACTTAGATCACTTAAACAATGAAACAATCGTAAGATTTCCTCCGCTTCGATTTCTATTGAAATTAGATGTTATGGATTTGTGTGATGCTTTTCCTGAACTAGGTGATTTAATTCATAAAGAGCCtgtgaaatttaataacatttgtaaCGAAATATTTTTCGCATGTCTTAAATCTACAGAAAATGAATACACGCAAATAATTCAGGCGTCACAAGTGGCTGTTACAATTAGACTTAAAAGTTTACCACGTGTTTTATCTCGATCCACAAGCCAATCCACATCGCGATGTGGAAATTTAGTAACACATTTTGGATtacttttaaacatttcaaaactGACAAGTAATGTATTTCATTCAGTTTGGTCCTGTCCAGAAGAATGCGAGGGCAATGAACTTATACTACACTATATACCTAAAGCATCACCTAAGTGCTCACTTTGCAAGAGCACAATGTTTGAAAACAGCGGTCTAAGAGGTTGTGGCGAACAAGTAATCGCtacttttaaactaaaaaatactttactatGCAAAAGGTTTACGATTATTGAAGATCTTATTCCTCTACTTAAGCTGGGTTCTAGTTATTTCATTCATACAGTGGTTTTGAAGCAAACTGTTGCCGTTTGGTCTTTAGAAGAACATATCATGCTCCATGTGCCACCAACGTTCTCTGCACCTTCAGATATAAAAGATCTTTATGCAGCGTGCGATGGTTGTCCCTTGAGATTTATCTATTGTCTTGCGTCAAGTATTGGAGTTAATGTCTGCCCAATAAACTGTTTCATGAATGCTAAAATTAATCTCCTACTAAGTTTGAGTAGCCTTAAGTCTCACTTATGTACTGGGTCCGccataatacattttctagCAGCGGGCTCAGATACTGGTTATGTATCCGAGCTGATGAGACGAGCTGCTTTGTTAGCTGATCGGCACACGATTCTGGGGTTGTCTAATACTGTGGTTGAAACGGCACTTATAGCGTCATCAGGAGGGGTGTGTGTTATGCCTTTACCCCTTAAAGTatataatcaaaaacaaataagcaCTCTCATGTCTTCAATTGAAACAGGAGACATTAACTTAGAAGTAGGGAAATGTAAACTAAAGTGTGCCGTCTGGGGACAAGGAATggattttaaaaagaatactCTATGCAACATTGGAAGTGTGTTTGGCTTAATTTCACGTGGTGACAATCAGGAAGCTGAAGACGACTTAGTGGATTTTACACTCAAGGCTGCTATGGAACCTGCGATGACAACTAAGGAAGAATTACAGGCACTTAAAGATGtgtcaaattatattgaattagtAGCAGGATATACAGTCATTGTAACTGAAGAAACAGAGAATGTActtcgtaattattttttagctgCACGTAAGGAGAAGCCTAAATCGGTGAGTGTAAAATGTATTGAGGTGCTGATAGCGGTGTGTATGACGTCAGCAAGGTTGTGCCGACGCAATGCCACAAATATTAATGACGCAGTATTTGCTATTTGGTTGCATGTAAGCGGTTTACCAAGTCCAAGATTTGCGCCTGAAGAATATCTGGAGACACcagcaaatattaaaaaatttgataaagttataaatctatttatagGTTGGCTAGAACAATTTACTGGTACTGTTTATTAA
- the LOC123712609 gene encoding inhibitor of nuclear factor kappa-B kinase subunit beta — MEDIIFIGDWVKDRVLGSGSFGTVVLWKHKGNEEKLAIKTCKWGDELTTKHRERWTKEVEMLQTCNHPNIVGTKTLPSEFITGLSSVNPSKLPILCMEYCDGGDLRQSLNSPDASCGLKEVKVRKILSDIGSAMQFLHSNKITHRDLKPENVVIHFPYGSTDVTEDKIIYKIIDLGYAKEIDSNSICASFVGTLQYLAPEIFYSKTYSNSVDFWSLGLLAFEIICGTRPFLPFKTPVEWMPFVKKKQHDNICVYETFHGDIEYSNEIFAENHISLPFKKLMEDWLRVALEWDPKLRGRDSPSKVTFNLPRETKEVGNSSKVIIFDMLQNILSKKIIKIYSLSTLTQLAYDIDCSMKIITLKELIFKDTGIPVEDQLIISHTNYIHLNNDEQVIKYWNENVVAMLFLYNKKHIIQENNSPIVPKAVQRCLEHPKALYNFKNSQTLHRNGLHFVITQMEVYDLLINALFARAESLKQEGRQLLLKHNDIDKQIGKLYAKIETIKTMIDTGEKHITGLKENNMGTNILGGFAKLFKDGQELADKVEKLTSAWSQLSIRLQSAARRSNDGISTDLNNFVPRNNYQGIFANGYKAFVSQKRSDFYNSNREKEKQCPEIVRICYDTLKLRSKILQDMQNQQFLLKLKDLSIEFDKISDIIMKVERNINSLSKYLAEFTEEFTKCIWSTITVVVRDADNISELPYSVVSYQKRDFKIGQPVTNYGQQSNINYNNDIKTVVAESLKLRQNQTTLCEKLNSQKNILQNSVFDFSFLKEN; from the coding sequence ATGgaagatataatatttataggtgATTGGGTTAAAGACAGAGTTTTAGGCTCGGGAAGTTTTGGTACAGTTGTACTTTGGAAACACAAAGGAAACGAGGAAAAACTTGCTATAAAAACTTGTAAATGGGGTGATGAACTAACCACTAAACACCGAGAAAGATGGACCAAGGAAGTAGAAATGTTACAAACTTGCAATCACCCAAACATAGTTGGAACGAAGACGTTGCCTTCTGAATTTATTACCGGCTTATCGTCTGTAAATCCATCAAAATTGCCTATACTATGTATGGAATATTGTGATGGAGGAGATCTGCGACAATCATTAAATAGTCCCGATGCATCATGCGGATTAAAAGAAGTAAAAGttcgtaaaatattaagtGACATTGGAAGTGCTATGCAGTTTCTTCATAGTAATAAGATAACTCATCGCGATCTAAAGCCAGAAAATGTTGTTATTCACTTTCCATATGGATCAACGGatgtgactgaagacaaaattatatataaaatcatcGACCTGGGATATGCAAAAGAAATTGATTCTAATTCAATATGTGCAAGTTTTGTAGGTACACTCCAATATCTAGCACCTGAAATTTTTTACAGTAAAACCTATAGTAATTCTGTAGATTTTTGGTCCCTAGGTTTACTtgcatttgaaattatttgtgGTACTCGACCATTCCTACCTTTTAAAACACCGGTCGAGTGGATgccttttgtaaaaaaaaaacaacatgataatatttgtgtatatgAAACCTTTCATGGAGACATTGAATATTCTAATGAGATTTTTGCTGAAAACCATATATCACTACCTTTTAAGAAACTTATGGAAGATTGGTTAAGGGTAGCTCTTGAATGGGATCCAAAATTGAGAGGAAGAGATTCTCCTTCAAaagtaacatttaatttaccaCGTGAAACCAAAGAGGTAGGTAATTCAAGTAAAGTGATAATTTTTGATATgctgcaaaatattttatcgaaAAAGATTATCAAAATTTACTCCCTATCTACATTAACACAATTGGCCTATGACATTGACTGttcaatgaaaattattactcTTAAGGAACTGATATTTAAAGACACAGGCATACCAGTTGAGGACCAACTAATTATTTCTCACACAAATTATATCCATTTGAATAATGATGAACAAGTTATTAAGTATTGGAATGAAAATGTGGTAGCTatgttgtttttgtataataaaaaacatataatccAAGAAAATAATTCTCCTATTGTTCCTAAAGCTGTTCAGAGATGTTTGGAACACCCTAaagctttatataattttaaaaatagccaaACTTTGCACCGTAATGGACTACACTTTGTGATTACACAAATGGAAGTATATGATTTACTCATCAATGCCTTGTTTGCTAGAGCAGAGTCATTAAAACAAGAGGGTAGGCAGCTATTATTGAAACATAATGACATTGACAAACAAATTGGAAAGCTTTATGCTAAAATAGAGACTATTAAGACAATGATTGATACAGGGGAAAAACACATTACAGGgcttaaagaaaataacatgGGAACTAATATTTTAGGGGGATTtgccaaattatttaaagatggCCAAGAGTTAGCAGATAAAGTTGAGAAGTTGACATCTGCATGGTCTCAACTATCTATTCGTCTCCAATCTGCTGCTAGACGAAGTAATGACGGTATATCTACTGATCTCAATAATTTTGTACCTAGAAATAACTATCAAGGAATATTTGCCAATGGATATAAAGCATTTGTTTCACAGAAAAGAAGTGATTTTTATAACTCTAATAGGGAAAAAGAAAAGCAGTGTCCTGAAATTGTTAGGATATGCTATGACACCTTAAAATTAAGAAGCAAAATTCTACAAGATATGCAAAATCAgcaatttctattaaaattgaaagatTTATCCATTGAATTTGACAAGATTTCTGATATCATTATGAAGGTagagagaaatataaatagtttgaGTAAATATTTAGCTGAATTTACAGAAGAATTTACTAAATGTATATGGTCTACTATTACTGTAGTAGTTAGAGATGCTGACAATATATCTGAACTTCCATATAGTGTAGTTTCTTATCAAAAGCGAGACTTTAAAATAGGACAGCCCGTAACTAATTATGGACAACAAAGtaacattaattacaataatgatattaaGACTGTTGTAGCGGAAAGCCTGAAACTTAGGCAGAATCAAACAACATTATGTGAAAAGTTGAAttctcaaaaaaatatattacaaaattctgtatttgattttagttttttaaaagaaaattaa